CTACGACCTTCGGGTCCTTTCGTGACCTTCGGGTTACGAAAACAATCTCCAGACTCCAAGAGTCCATATTCTAAAAACATGAAACCTCCGGGTTCAAGGCCCATCTCTCAGATCCTAGCTGTAACCCCCGAGTTCCTAGGCTACCTTCTGATCCCTGCGTAATCTCCAGGTCCGGGGCAACCCAACATCCATAGATGACCCCTGAAATTTCATGACATATCCCAAGAAAAGCGGTTCACTCCCAGGATCCAGTTATCTAGCCTACGGAGAGGATAAAGGAGCGATCATATACTACGAGTCTCACCCCAACCGAGAAACAGGCGGGGAAGATCCTCTTAAAAATTTGAAGTACTACCATCAGAGCATAGAAAACAATAGGAAAGAATGCATAAAAGGAGTGCATAAAAAGAGAGTTATAAAGAGCCGATTATTCCAAAAACCAAGGAGATTCAACAAAAGCCAGAGTTTCAAACACAAAAATCACTCAAAAAGAAGGATCCTCCGAGAATTGCGACCCCACAATGGATCTCGGGGTGGCAACCCGGGAGAAATTCCCCGACTGCTGGTCGGTCCCCCCGGACAGGCCCCCAGACTTAAACTACATTGTCCCCAGTGTAACCTCAGTCGGAGTTATGGTCATAAATAAATCATAAGTACGTAATGTAACAAGTTAGAACGATATACCAGACCGGAATGGATGTCGACCGATGTAAGGATGTTGATATCGGGCGCCGCAGGTGATGCTATGTCGATCGATGTCGACAGTGTCTCGTCGGTCGATACTGACGGCAATCGTCTACTCGGATCTCTTCTTTTTTTTTATGCCTGCAATAATTAAAAACCAACATAAATAGTAGATTAAGAAAAATCAAATAAATATTACCTAATAGTGGGTTGCCTCCCACTCAGCGCGTTGTTATAGTCATTTAGCTAGACTTTGGAGGTGATTTGGGCTAGTAATGTTGAAAGCTTGCACTTGTTGGGAAACAAGTCTCCATCTCTTCCATGCGCTTGTTGAACCATGTACCAGTGAAGTCTCGCATTTCTTCATCTCCTCTACACCATTTGTCCTTCATTATTGTAGCTGCATCTTCTATCTTCTGCAATGTCCAAGACTCTCAAGATTGAACTGATGTCTCATAACTGTGGCGTATGTGTCAGCTGAGATCTCCTCTCCATGGTTGTGTGTGTCAGACATGTCTGATGTCATCTTTTGTACTAGCCTCCCTTGATTTGTAGCGTCGTCGACCGATATTTGTATGTGAGTGTCGGTCGATTTATTGTTGCGTCTGTCGATCTATGCTGATGCTTCTGGTCGACGGGCAATGTAACTCTGAATCTTCACTAAATCCCCTTGAATAGCTTCTATCTTGGAAGTAAAAGCACTAATGCTAAGATCCATTGGGAAATAGATGTCATCACACCTCCTATCAAGCCTCTCTTCTGTAGTTTCCAGAGCTCTGTAGATCCCTTCTACCAAGTGATTTATCTCTCCCCTAGTGTGAAAATCTGGTTGAGACTTCATTGTATGTGAGTGTGGTTGGTTGTCGTCGACCGATGCTGGTAAGCGGTTATCGATCGATGCATGTAAGTGACTGTCGATCGATGTCTATTGATGTCTGTCGGTCGATGTAGAGCGAGATACGTCGTTCGCACGCTGAATTCTGGCTATGTCTTGCCTCATCTCTTCCATGCAAGTAGTTAGCCAATTGATACTATCATTCAATGGATAGTAGACTCCATCAAGCTACTTCTGAAATTCTTATTTGTTCTTCTCTTGTTCTCCGCAGATTCCATAGAACATCTCATTGATATCGTCCTTGGTGTAGATTTATGTTTCTAGCTTGGTTTGTGTGAATGAGCTAGCATGTTCTGGAAGACATATGTAGTTGGGCTCATCTCTCGAAGCTCTTTCCAGAAGTCTTCTGATATCTTTGTTGTGAACGTGAACGGTGTGTCCATCTACGTCTCTGGCGTATCCTTGATCATCTCTGTAGATTCCATACTCGTCTTTCTCTTCTCAGTAGAATTTTCTGGTTCCAAAAAGGTCAAAAGCTCTTCTGCCAAATTCAGGACGTTTGTCGACCGATGTTGAAACGTCAACGTCGATCGATGGTTGAGTAGGATGTCGAGACCTCTGTTTGATGCTTTTATCTATGCCACCAGCTGTGTCATAGAACTCCTTTGTAACCTTATGCTGGTGTTCTGTAATAGTGCGTTGTTGCATGAAGAGGTTGTCTGCCCCATTGGCTGTATGCAGGATGTCGGAAATATCCTCTCGAGATACGTGCAGTGTACGTCCATCTATTGCTTTTGCATAGCCATCTGGGTCCCTGAAAATACCAAATTCGTCTGGAGTTAGATATTGGTTATCAGATTTATCTTTTTCACTTACAGTGGTTTTTGGTGTTGGACGGCTGTCGATCGATGTTGTATAGTTGATGTCGATCGATGTTGAAGGATTGATGTCGATCGACGGAGGAATAGCTCTGTCGATCGGATGGCTGAAATGTGTTCTTCCCCAAGCAGTTTCTGCTCGTTTCTGATCTGTTTTATCGCATCTTTGCATGTTGAGAAGTTCCTTATAAGTGAAACCCTCATGAAGTTCATCAGCTCCTTGATCATGGTATGTTGTCTCTACTGTGTAGCTCTCGTGATGGCGATCATCTGCCCAACTTCCAATTGAGTAATCTCCGTCTCGGGTAGCGTCGACGTTAGTGTCGATCGATGGGTAGTAGGCGATGTCGGTCGATGCTCGAAGGTGGCTTGGTTGGTGAGGTTGAGTGTCGATCGATGTTGACTTCTTTTTCCAAGAGGAATGATGGAGAAGTCTATCTTCCTCGTCAAGAATTGCTCTTTGTTCAATGGCTCGTTGTTCCTCATAATCTTCATCATACTCCTCTATATGCATGTTGTGTGCTGCCATAGTGGGATTGTAGTAATCGTTTTCCCATTCCTCGGGACTACTATAGACCGATTCTTCTATGTCTCCGTCGGTCGATTTGTGCTGGTCACTGTCAATAGATGTTGCAGTGTGAGTTTCGATCGACGCCGAGTATTCTGTCTCGTACTCAGCTCCACATTGGAATGCTGCAATGACTCCTGGATCATTGATTCTTCTGGAGGTCGTATGTGGCTTCTTGCTGGAATAGGGTTGTAGTGGACATGAGATCTATGAGCGTTAGACACAACTGGTTGGTTTGCAAGTTGCACAATGCTTCCACTGTTGACAAGAAGGTTCTCCCACGTAAAAGAGAAGATTTCTAGTTCAACTTGATGTCCAGGACATGGAAATCTACTGGAACTAGGGCATTACCAATCTGCACCTCTAGTTCTCTCACAATTCCTCATGAGTTCCTCTGAGAACAATCCACAAAAGTGAACAATTCCTTGGAAGGTTCCACCTGGAGAACCATATGGTCTGCCATAATCTTAGGTAGGATGCTGACTGATGCTCCTGTGTCGCACAAGGCATGTGGAAATTCAATTCCCTTCACCGTGCATGGTACTGCAGATTGCCCTGGATCACTCTTCTTCTTCAATGTAACCCTCTTCCTCATCTGCTCTCTAGCTTCACAAAACATTCTCCTAATGTCTTCTTTTGTCTCTCTACTTTCTCTGAAGAACATACACAATATGTGGGTATAATAAACCTTTTAACATAAAAGAAAAGTACAAATTAAAAAAATGAAAATCTTTTCATAACCTAAACTTAAATACATATCAAAATAAAAACATATAAATATATTAAATTATTAGTTACAACATATGTTCAATAATTTATAGAAAATATTATAAAATTTAGTAGTAAAAAGTAATAAATAACATTAAAATAGGCGTAAACTTGTTAACATTTTATAAATGATAACAATTCTTATAAAACAATTTATGCTAGCAAAAGAGAGTATTATTTAAAAAAAAAAAAAAAAAAAAAAAAGAGAGTTAGTAAACTATCGCATAAAGATATAGTAGCTTAACGCAAAATAGATAGTGAAGCCAATGTTAAAAGGAAAATAGATAGTGAAATGGTATAATTATGGTAATTTACAAATGAAATAAAAGTGAAAACAAATCCTATGATTTTAATTAAAAATGATTATTTTCTAATTATATAATAATTATTTTAATTAAAAATAATTATTTTTTATTTATATAATAGTTATTTTTAAAAAATACTATTAAAAAAATATATTTATAATTAAAATTATACAAATATTTATTGTTTTTTATATATTTTACAAAAAACGTTTTTTTTTTCAAATTTTTTTTTTTTTTTTTAATTTGCGGGTTGGCGGGTACCCGCGATTCAAATTCGGCTGACCCGCACCCGCCCCGCTCAAAATAATCTCGACCCGCACCCGCACCCGCGATTTAAAAATTTCAAATGGTTCGACCCGCACCCGCCCCGCGGCGGGTCAAACGGGGCGGGACCCGCGGGCAATGATTAAAATTTCCAGCTCTACGTATGAAGAAATGATAGATGTCGCAGAAAAGGACCCCGAGAACTATGGTAAATACAAGGTCAAAACCTTTTAAAACCCATGGCCGTAAGAATTTCTCCAAGAAAGTCTCTGGAATCTCAAGTTCTTTTCAATTAAAAAAAAAAGGGAATCTTCAATTTAGGAAAATTATTAAACCCTATTTTTGGTAAGAGCGAGTCTAAACTTTGCCAGCTAACTCCCTCAAGGACAAGGAAAAATGTCTCCCTTTCTTTTTGAACCCTCAAAAAAAATGACCAAAGTTTTGAACAATAAACACAATCCAACAAACAAAACATTCATAGGCGAAGAGACATCACCACGCATCATATTTGTGATCAGATTCTTCATAAAGAACAAAGCAACAGCAGCTATTTTTCTTTTCCTTAACCCATGACTGCTGTTCAATTTCTCTGCCTCCTCCTATGTTTGTCCTTCACCCCTTCTCTGCAACACGTCAGCGAGTCTGAGCCGCTCATGCGGTTCAAAGGCTCAGTGAATATAACCAAGGGGGACCTGAATTCATGGAGAACAGGAACCGATCCTTGCAATGGCAAATGGTTTGGTATCTACTGCCAAAAAGGTCAAACAGTCTCCGGTATTCACGTCACGAAGCTGGGTCTCTCCGGGATCATCCATATCGAGGATCTAAATGATCTCCCAAACCTAAGAACAGTCAGGCTCGACAATAACCTTCTTTCAGGCCCACTCCCTCCTTTCTTCAAGCTTCATGGCCTGAGATCCCTCTTGCTATCAAACAACAGCTTCTCTGAAGAGATCGCTGATGATTTCTTCAAGGATATGCAACAGCTCAAGCGGGTGTTTTTAGATAACAACCGTTTCACTGGGAAAATTCCTGCATCCGTGATGCAACTCGCGGGCCTTGAGGAGCTTCACTTGCAAGGCAACCAGTTCTCTGGTGAGATACCTTTGCTTACAGATGGGAACATGGTTTTGAAATCTCTCGACCTCTCCAATAATAACCTGGAGGGAGAGATCCCGAAGAGCATTGCAGAAAGAAAGAATCTACAGATGAACTTCCAAGGGAACCAGAAGCTTTGTGGACAGCCGCTGAATATCAAATGTGATGATCAACCATCATCACCAGGGAGAGACCCAAACGAGGTCACGGGGAAAGCCGTCTTTATGGTCATACTTTTTCTTTTGATATTCTTGATCTTGGTGGCAATTATAACAAGATGGAAGAAGAAGAGGCAGTCCGAGTTCCGGATGCTCGGCAAGGACCATCTAAATGACCGTGAAAGCGTGGAAGTCCGTTTGCCAGAGTCGATAAAGAAGCCTGCTGAGTCAACCAAGAAGCGGAGTAACGCCGACGGTTCCTCTAAGAAAGGTTCAAATCATCATGGGAAAGGTGGTCCTGGAGGAGGCGGCATGGGAGACATTATAATGGTGAACAGCGAGAAAGGCGCCTTTGGTTTACCTGATCTCATGAAGGCTGCAGCCGAAGTGCTGGGAAATGGTAGTCTTGGATCGGCTTATAAGGCCGTAATGGCTAACGGATTATCTGTGGTTGTAAAGAGGATTAGGGATATGAACAAGCTCACACGTGACGCATTTGATGTCGAGCTACAACGGTTTGGGAAACTACGACATCCTAACGTTCTTACCCCTTTAGCTTATCACTATCGTCGCGAAGAAAAGCTTGTCGTCTCCGAGTACATGCCTAAAAGCAGTCTACTCTACGTTTTGCACGGTACACATGCATGGCTTAGTCTCATGTTCCGCAGACTTTGCCCACAAATTGTTATCCCTACTCACAACAAATTTCGAATGTCTTTTCTTTTTATTAATAATTTCAGGAGATCGAGGGATTTATCATTCCGAGCTAACTTGGCCAACAAGGTTGAAGATCATACAAGGGGTCGCACGTGGGATGCAGTTCCTGCACGAAGAGTTTGCGTCCTACGACCTTCCACATGGAAATCTTAAATCCAGTAACGTTCTACTAAGTGAAACCTATGAGCCATTAATCAGTGATTACGCATTCCTCCCGTTTCTTCAGCCTAACAACGCCTCGCAGGCTTTATTCGCTTTTAAATCCCCAGAGTTCTCTCAAAACCAGCAAGTTTCACCAAAATCAGACGTCTTTTGCCTCGGTATTATCCTTCTTGAGGTCATGACGGGGAAATTTCCTTCGCAGTACCTAAACAATGGTAAAGGCGGGACGGATATCGTTGAATGGGTGCAATCTTCAGTTGAGCAGCATAAAGAAGAAGAACTTATTGATCCAGAGATAGCAAGTAATACTGATTCGTTGCAACTAATGGTGGAATTGCTGCGGATCGGGGCTGCTTGTATTGCAAGTAATCCAGATGACAGAGAAAACATGAAGGAAACTGTTACAAGGATAGAACGAATAACGATTTGACAAGGTCTTAAGAGGAAGCCTTCGGAATCTGTAGATAAACAAACATAACAGGAAATGAGTGTTACATAAATAGGAGTGAAGATACTAACTGGTAACCGACAAAAATCATATTTCCGTGTTCATTAGGAAGAGACGAAGATAAAACCATATTTTTCTTCTTTTTTTTTTGTTTCATAGATTTTCTCTTTTTTTTTTTGTTTCTTCTTTTTATTTTCATTTCCCATTTTACTTTTCTCAAAAGACTGTAAAATATGTCTCATAATATAAGATGCTAATAGATTTTGAATGTTATGACTAAAATCACAAATATTAAAAAACTCATCTCATGTATCATTAAGAATAATTTATCAAATAATAAAAAGGGACTAGTAAAAAACATCAAAATGTAATCGTTAATTTTTTTTTGGTTTTTTGCAAAATTGACTCAAAACTCAAAGTCAAACCTAAAACTAACCCATGTTTTTGTGGATTTTTTTTTGTCCTATTCACCCCACAAGTTCATATAATTCACGAAAATACCATCAAATTATTTTTTTTTCCGAAAATGATATTTTTACTCTCTCACCCTCATCATCTTCAAGTAATTACAAGATTGTCATTGTCATCAATACCCCAACCACCATAAACAACCAATTTGAAGCTCTTAATGCACCTAAAATCGATTTACACTCTCTCTTTCTCACTTGTTATGGGTTGGAGAAGACTCTGTGTGCTAAGGAAGTCATCTCACTAGTTTAAGGTATGAAATTGAAATTTTTTCCAGATCTGTTCGTGTAGAAGACTTACCCGTAAGTAGTCTGGCTGTAGAAGACTTACGGGTAAGTCTACTTGTCAAACAGAAGACTTACTTTTAAGTCGTCATCTTTGTTTGTTAAAAAAAATCTAGAGAATACCCTAGACGACTTACTGATAAGTCGTCTAGGATAAACGGGTTAGTTTTGCATTTGACCGAATTGTGTCAGATATTTGACTTTTCCTGGACGTCTCCGGGAAAACAAAAATTGCAATATTTTATTAAAGTTGGACGACTAATCTGTAAGTCGTCTCAGGTTACTTTTGCAATTGGAAAATAAAACTTAAATATTTAATTTTTCCCAGACGACTTACGCGGAAGTCGTCAAGTAAGACGACTTACTTGAAAGTCGTCCAGGATAAGCAAAGTCATCCAGATTTATTTCCTATATTATGGTCAAACCTTGCTTATCTCAGACGACTTACTCGTACGTTGTCTGCTTGGACGACTTTCAAGTAAGTCGTCTGGGTAAAGTTAAATATTTAAGTTTCTTTTTCGAATAGCAAACTAACCTGAGAAGACTTACAAATAAGTCGTCAAGCTTTAATAAAATATTGAAAATTTTGTTTTCCCGGAGACGACTTACTGGTAAGTCGTCCAGAAAAAGTCAAATATCTGACACAATTCGGTCAAATGCAAAACTAACCCGTTTATCAGTAAGTCGCCTAGGTTTTTTTTTTAACAAACAAAGTAAGTCGTCTTATTTAAAATTCAATTGCAAAAATGACTTGTTTTGACGACTTACTGGTAAGTCTTCCAGACGACTTACTGGTATGTCGTCTGCGTCAATGTTTAGTAAACTTTTATTTTCTCTATGTTTACTAATGTGTTTTACTTTGAATTTTTGTAGATGATGCGTCAGTTACATGCAGTGTATGGAGAATGGTTGTTGAAAGATTGCCGTTGAGATTTTGTGGTTGATAATGTCAAAATAGCGAGAATCATTTTTTTGGGGGAAGGTTCGACACATGNNNNNNNNNNNNNNNNNNNNNNNNNNNNNNNNNNNNNNNNNNNNNNNNNNNNNNNNNNNNNNNNNNNNNNNNNNNNNNNNNNNNNNNNNNNNNNNNNNNNNNNNNNNNNNNNNNNNNNNNNNNNNNNNNNNNNNNNNNNNNNNNNNNNNNNNNNNNNNNNNNNNNNNNNNNNNNNNNNNNNNNNNNNNNNNNNNNNNNNNNNNNNNNNNNNNNNNNNNNNNNNNNNNNNNNNNNNNNNNNNNNNNNNNNNNNNNNNNNNNNNNNNNNNNNNNNNNNNNNNNNNNNNNNNNNNNNNNNNNNNNNNNNNNNNNNNNNNNNNNNNNNNNNNNNNNNNNNNNNNNNNNNNNNNNNNNNNNNNNNNNNNNNNNNNNNNNNNNNNNNNNNNNNNNNNNNNNNNNNNNNNNNNNNNNNNNNNNNNNNNNNNNNNNNNNNNNNNNNNNNNNNNNNNNNNNNNNNNNNNNNNNNNNNNNNNNNNNNNNNNNNNNNNNNNNNNNNNNNNNNNNNNNNNNNNNNNNNNNNNNNNNNNNNNNNNNNNNNNNNNNNNNNNNNNNNNNNNNNNNNNNNNNNNNNNNNNNNNNNNNNNNNNNNNNNNNNNNNNNNNNNNNNNNNNNNNNNNNNNNNNNNNNNNNNNNNNNNNNNNNNNNNNNNNNNNNNNNNNNNNNNNNNNNNNNNNNNNNNNN
The DNA window shown above is from Brassica oleracea var. oleracea cultivar TO1000 chromosome C3, BOL, whole genome shotgun sequence and carries:
- the LOC106333586 gene encoding pollen receptor-like kinase 3, giving the protein MTAVQFLCLLLCLSFTPSLQHVSESEPLMRFKGSVNITKGDLNSWRTGTDPCNGKWFGIYCQKGQTVSGIHVTKLGLSGIIHIEDLNDLPNLRTVRLDNNLLSGPLPPFFKLHGLRSLLLSNNSFSEEIADDFFKDMQQLKRVFLDNNRFTGKIPASVMQLAGLEELHLQGNQFSGEIPLLTDGNMVLKSLDLSNNNLEGEIPKSIAERKNLQMNFQGNQKLCGQPLNIKCDDQPSSPGRDPNEVTGKAVFMVILFLLIFLILVAIITRWKKKRQSEFRMLGKDHLNDRESVEVRLPESIKKPAESTKKRSNADGSSKKGSNHHGKGGPGGGGMGDIIMVNSEKGAFGLPDLMKAAAEVLGNGSLGSAYKAVMANGLSVVVKRIRDMNKLTRDAFDVELQRFGKLRHPNVLTPLAYHYRREEKLVVSEYMPKSSLLYVLHGDRGIYHSELTWPTRLKIIQGVARGMQFLHEEFASYDLPHGNLKSSNVLLSETYEPLISDYAFLPFLQPNNASQALFAFKSPEFSQNQQVSPKSDVFCLGIILLEVMTGKFPSQYLNNGKGGTDIVEWVQSSVEQHKEEELIDPEIASNTDSLQLMVELLRIGAACIASNPDDRENMKETVTRIERITI